From a single Candidatus Kryptoniota bacterium genomic region:
- a CDS encoding YpdA family putative bacillithiol disulfide reductase: MKKYDLIIIGAGPAGISAAVEAGKTGLSVLLIDKGAIVNSIQNFPTEMIFFSTAELLEIAGVPFISTATHPTRAEAVSYYTRVTRAHSIEFNGNTRALSVEPRGNREGRFVVEMMRDSASLSDFVSADNVVVATGFYDNPNLLKVPGEELPNVSHYYGEPGRHYGQRVVIVGGKNSAVEAALDLYRHGVNVILIHRQDWFGKSVKYWILPDIENRVRKGEIRTHFNSKIIAIRSDRIITEMGGEKFEVESDFVYLLTGYHPNVEFLGQLGVMVDSNTGVPHHDPSTLETNVGGIYVAGSIVAGFDCNKIFIENGREHGKLIAAGIMRERAHSGVI; the protein is encoded by the coding sequence TTGAAGAAGTACGACTTAATAATCATCGGTGCGGGTCCGGCGGGGATCTCCGCCGCAGTCGAGGCGGGAAAGACGGGCCTCTCGGTATTGCTAATTGACAAGGGAGCGATTGTAAATTCGATTCAAAATTTCCCGACAGAAATGATATTCTTCTCAACCGCTGAGTTATTGGAAATCGCGGGCGTACCATTCATCTCGACGGCTACGCATCCGACGCGGGCGGAGGCGGTCAGCTACTACACAAGAGTCACAAGGGCGCATTCAATTGAGTTCAATGGCAATACACGGGCGCTCTCAGTCGAACCGCGCGGAAATCGTGAAGGCCGATTCGTCGTGGAGATGATGCGAGACTCCGCATCACTCTCGGATTTTGTATCCGCCGATAATGTCGTTGTGGCAACCGGATTCTACGACAATCCGAATTTGCTCAAGGTGCCCGGTGAAGAGCTCCCCAATGTTTCGCATTACTATGGCGAACCGGGTCGGCACTATGGACAGCGAGTCGTAATCGTCGGCGGAAAGAACAGCGCCGTAGAAGCTGCGCTTGACCTCTATAGACACGGGGTCAACGTGATATTGATTCACAGGCAGGACTGGTTCGGGAAGAGCGTCAAGTATTGGATCCTGCCGGACATTGAGAACCGGGTCCGCAAAGGGGAGATCCGGACGCACTTCAATTCGAAAATCATCGCGATAAGATCGGACAGGATTATCACGGAGATGGGTGGGGAGAAGTTCGAGGTGGAAAGCGATTTCGTGTATTTGCTAACCGGGTACCATCCTAATGTAGAATTTCTCGGTCAACTCGGCGTAATGGTTGATTCAAATACGGGTGTTCCACACCACGATCCGTCCACCCTTGAAACAAATGTCGGTGGGATCTATGTCGCGGGGTCCATCGTTGCTGGATTTGATTGCAACAAAATATTCATAGAGAACGGGAGAGAGCACGGCAAACTCATCGCTGCCGGGATAATGCGCGAGCGCGCTCACTCCGGAGTGATTTGA
- a CDS encoding NAD+ synthase: protein METQVKDLKINSALVKDLLVRFIREEVEKAGFKRVVVGLSGGVDSALSAVLAAEAIGKANVLCVILPYRTSSKESASDANLLASKFGLKTETFDISEAADKIIAREPGLGNVRKGNIFSRIRMIALYDISARDKSLVLGTSNKTELLLGYGTLFGDMAHAINPIGDLYKTQVWQLAGFVGVPDSIVKKKPTADLWVGQTDEAELGYSYRQIDEVLYLLVDQKMSVEEVTSLGHPAEMVKSLHRMIVRSQFKRRPPIIAKVGHRTINVDFRYLRDWGA, encoded by the coding sequence ATGGAAACCCAGGTAAAGGATCTGAAGATCAATTCGGCACTCGTGAAGGATCTGCTGGTGCGATTCATTCGCGAGGAGGTCGAAAAGGCCGGATTTAAGAGAGTTGTGGTTGGTCTTTCCGGCGGCGTAGATTCAGCTCTATCGGCTGTGCTCGCTGCAGAAGCGATCGGAAAGGCAAACGTGCTCTGTGTGATACTGCCGTACAGGACATCTTCCAAGGAAAGTGCATCCGATGCGAATCTGCTCGCGAGCAAATTTGGATTAAAGACTGAAACATTCGATATAAGCGAGGCCGCTGACAAAATAATCGCCAGGGAGCCCGGGCTGGGAAATGTCCGCAAGGGAAATATATTCTCGCGGATACGAATGATTGCTCTTTATGATATTTCAGCGCGTGACAAATCCCTCGTACTCGGGACTAGCAACAAGACGGAGCTGCTCCTTGGCTACGGAACGCTGTTCGGCGACATGGCACATGCCATAAACCCGATCGGTGACCTTTACAAGACTCAGGTCTGGCAGTTGGCCGGGTTTGTCGGGGTTCCCGACTCAATCGTAAAGAAGAAGCCGACTGCTGATCTCTGGGTAGGACAGACCGATGAGGCTGAACTCGGGTATTCATACCGGCAGATTGACGAGGTTCTCTATCTGCTTGTCGATCAAAAGATGAGTGTGGAAGAAGTCACTTCACTTGGTCACCCGGCAGAGATGGTGAAGAGTCTTCATCGTATGATTGTTCGGAGTCAATTCAAGCGGAGGCCGCCGATCATCGCGAAGGTCGGCCACAGGACTATCAACGTGGATTTCAGGTACTTGAGAGACTGGGGAGCGTAG
- the rimO gene encoding 30S ribosomal protein S12 methylthiotransferase RimO yields MREKKIHLITLGCPKNQVDSEVLAAQLKANGFGFAASAKDADIAVINTCGFIDAAKQESIETILKVTQQKNSGRLKKVVVTGCLVERYKKELREGMNEVDAFYGTRELADILEELGAEYKYEMLGDRVLSTPSHYAYLKISEGCDNPCSFCAIPSMRGVHVSKPVEQVIHEAELLAEKGVKELIVVGQDTTCYGLDIYGNRELAGLLSKLDAVPGIEWIRLMYAYPSKFPEEVLDVMSASKKICKYIDIPIQHICDPVLKSMRRGITRRRLEELLTRIREKVPGIAIRTTLIVGYPAEGEKEFEELYKFVNEFKFDRLGAFTYSVEDGTTAAILGDPVPQEEKERRHAAIMEAQRSIIWNLNKEKMGKKLRVLVDRENNGEFIARTEFDAPEIDSEVVVAPGGNAKVGSFVEMIIDDAYEHDLYGTAV; encoded by the coding sequence ATGAGGGAAAAGAAAATTCATCTTATAACGCTCGGCTGTCCGAAGAATCAAGTCGACAGCGAGGTCCTCGCTGCACAGCTGAAGGCGAACGGATTCGGGTTCGCAGCGAGTGCTAAGGACGCAGACATCGCCGTCATAAATACGTGCGGGTTCATCGATGCGGCAAAGCAGGAATCGATAGAGACGATTTTAAAGGTCACTCAGCAGAAGAATTCGGGCAGACTTAAGAAGGTAGTTGTTACCGGGTGCCTCGTTGAGCGCTATAAGAAAGAACTTCGGGAAGGAATGAATGAAGTCGACGCGTTTTACGGTACGAGAGAACTCGCAGACATTTTGGAGGAGCTCGGAGCTGAGTACAAATATGAAATGCTTGGCGACCGTGTGCTATCCACTCCTTCTCATTATGCGTATCTAAAGATTTCGGAAGGATGCGACAATCCGTGTTCGTTCTGTGCAATCCCCTCTATGCGCGGAGTGCACGTGTCGAAACCTGTGGAGCAGGTAATCCATGAGGCCGAGCTTCTCGCGGAAAAAGGTGTGAAAGAACTGATAGTTGTCGGGCAGGACACAACCTGCTACGGCCTGGATATCTATGGGAACCGCGAGTTGGCGGGACTTCTATCTAAACTTGATGCGGTTCCGGGGATCGAGTGGATAAGACTTATGTACGCTTACCCCTCGAAGTTTCCCGAAGAAGTACTCGATGTCATGAGTGCGAGCAAGAAGATCTGCAAGTACATCGACATTCCTATTCAGCATATTTGCGATCCGGTCCTGAAGTCCATGCGCCGGGGAATTACCAGGCGAAGACTTGAAGAATTACTGACCAGGATCCGGGAAAAAGTACCGGGGATCGCAATCCGGACCACCCTGATTGTCGGTTACCCTGCTGAAGGAGAGAAAGAATTTGAAGAGTTGTACAAGTTTGTGAACGAATTCAAGTTCGATAGGCTGGGTGCTTTCACCTATTCGGTCGAAGACGGGACGACTGCAGCGATACTCGGAGATCCGGTGCCTCAGGAAGAGAAGGAGAGGCGGCACGCGGCGATTATGGAAGCACAAAGGTCGATCATATGGAATCTGAACAAGGAGAAAATGGGAAAAAAGCTGAGAGTCCTGGTCGACAGGGAGAATAATGGTGAATTCATAGCACGTACGGAATTTGATGCCCCTGAGATCGATTCCGAAGTGGTGGTCGCACCCGGAGGAAACGCGAAGGTGGGAAGTTTCGTTGAAATGATTATAGACGACGCATACGAACACGATTTGTACGGCACCGCCGTCTAA
- a CDS encoding inositol-3-phosphate synthase, with protein sequence MKKLSLSRRKKIIRPEGPLTVFLPGIGAVSTTLMAGVDLVRKGLRQPVGSLTQLGTARLGKRTENRSPRLKEFVPLAEVSDLVFAGWDIFGGSAYEAAKKAGVLNQADLSIVKPFLQSVEIMPGVFEQDYVKRLRPKVIKNTRSKKEQVRLLREDIRATMKKHNSQRGVMVWCGSTETYIEQGRAHQTLKSFERALADNDPSIPPSMLYAYAALSEGIPFANGAPNLTVDVPAMIELSKKSGVPIAGKDFKTGQTLLKTVIAPMLKARMLGLNGWFSANILGNQDGEVLDEPGSFKTKEKSKLSVLEHILQPQLYPQLYSNYYHKVRINYYPPRGDDKESWDNIDIFGWLGYPMQIKVNFLCRDSILAAPVLLDLILFLDLAKRAGLSGIQEWLSFYFKSPMCAPELYPEHDLFIQLTKLKNFLRYLMGEELITHLGVEYYK encoded by the coding sequence ATGAAAAAGCTCAGTCTTAGTCGCCGGAAAAAAATTATCAGGCCCGAAGGACCTCTGACTGTATTCCTACCGGGAATCGGGGCCGTTTCGACAACACTAATGGCTGGAGTAGATCTCGTGAGAAAAGGTCTCAGACAACCGGTCGGCTCCCTTACTCAGCTAGGTACGGCCCGGCTCGGAAAAAGGACCGAGAACCGCAGTCCCAGGTTAAAAGAATTTGTTCCTCTCGCGGAAGTAAGCGACCTGGTGTTTGCCGGTTGGGACATATTCGGCGGTAGCGCCTACGAAGCAGCAAAGAAAGCGGGTGTGCTCAACCAAGCGGACCTTTCGATAGTCAAGCCATTTTTGCAAAGTGTTGAGATCATGCCCGGGGTTTTCGAGCAGGACTACGTGAAGCGATTGCGTCCGAAGGTGATCAAGAATACTCGCTCGAAAAAGGAACAGGTCCGGTTGCTTCGCGAGGATATCAGAGCCACGATGAAAAAGCACAACTCTCAAAGAGGAGTAATGGTGTGGTGTGGGAGCACCGAGACCTACATCGAGCAAGGGAGGGCGCATCAGACTTTGAAAAGTTTCGAGCGAGCCCTTGCTGACAACGACCCCTCTATACCACCGAGCATGCTCTATGCTTATGCCGCCTTGTCGGAAGGGATCCCGTTTGCGAATGGTGCTCCAAATCTTACGGTGGATGTTCCTGCAATGATTGAGCTGTCAAAAAAAAGCGGAGTGCCGATAGCAGGAAAGGATTTCAAAACCGGCCAGACTCTCCTCAAGACCGTAATAGCGCCGATGCTCAAGGCAAGGATGCTCGGACTGAACGGCTGGTTCTCCGCGAACATTCTCGGCAACCAGGACGGTGAGGTCCTCGACGAGCCCGGTTCATTCAAGACAAAAGAAAAAAGCAAGCTGTCCGTTTTGGAGCATATCCTTCAGCCGCAGCTATACCCGCAGCTCTATTCGAACTATTATCACAAAGTCAGGATCAACTATTACCCGCCTCGCGGAGACGACAAGGAAAGCTGGGATAACATAGATATCTTTGGCTGGCTTGGATACCCAATGCAGATCAAAGTGAATTTCCTTTGCCGTGATTCGATTCTCGCAGCTCCCGTTCTACTCGATCTGATTCTCTTCCTCGATCTTGCGAAGCGCGCAGGACTTTCCGGGATACAGGAGTGGCTCTCGTTTTATTTCAAGAGTCCGATGTGTGCACCCGAGCTCTATCCCGAACACGACCTTTTCATACAGCTCACCAAGCTGAAGAATTTTCTGCGATATCTGATGGGAGAGGAATTGATTACGCATCTTGGTGTTGAGTATTACAAGTAA
- the rsmI gene encoding 16S rRNA (cytidine(1402)-2'-O)-methyltransferase, with translation MSEPRSDLAGPSHETRNNPGKLLIVATPIGNLSDITLRALEALKSVNFIAAEDTRTSSVLLKHYGISKPMLSFHSRSGAGRSSEIVGRILGGESAALITDAGTPGISDPGYVLVRDAVAAGIKVTPLPGPAAFIAALSSSGLRTDRFVFEGFLPLKKGRQKKLALLSKEARTVVFYESPHRIVKTLGELLEHFGDRRCVIAREVTKIHESFYRGKISEMRELIRPSEVRGEFVVMIEGADN, from the coding sequence GTGTCAGAACCCAGGTCCGATCTGGCCGGACCATCTCACGAAACTCGAAATAACCCCGGCAAGCTTCTGATTGTTGCCACACCCATCGGAAATTTATCAGACATCACTTTACGGGCGCTGGAGGCGCTCAAGTCCGTCAACTTCATCGCCGCCGAGGATACACGAACGAGCTCGGTACTCTTGAAGCACTATGGAATCTCAAAGCCTATGTTGAGCTTCCATTCGCGAAGCGGTGCCGGCCGATCTTCGGAAATAGTCGGAAGGATATTGGGCGGAGAATCCGCGGCATTAATCACAGATGCCGGTACTCCGGGTATCTCGGATCCTGGATATGTTCTCGTACGCGACGCCGTCGCAGCTGGAATCAAGGTAACACCTTTGCCCGGTCCCGCGGCCTTTATCGCGGCACTCTCGTCGAGCGGACTGAGAACTGACCGGTTTGTTTTCGAAGGCTTTCTTCCTCTCAAGAAGGGGAGACAAAAGAAGCTGGCCCTGCTTTCAAAAGAAGCCAGGACCGTGGTCTTCTACGAGTCCCCTCATCGAATCGTGAAAACTCTCGGAGAACTCCTCGAGCACTTTGGAGACAGGAGATGCGTTATCGCCCGCGAGGTCACGAAAATTCATGAGTCTTTTTACAGGGGAAAAATTTCGGAGATGCGCGAACTTATCAGACCGTCGGAAGTGCGGGGAGAATTCGTGGTTATGATCGAGGGGGCGGATAATTGA
- a CDS encoding sigma-70 family RNA polymerase sigma factor: MKEEERHKRAEEDAVLVREAIAGDEKAFKALIRRYRNPVAQIVYKLVKDRSQIEDLTQEVFIKAFQHLGDFDYEHQFASWLFKITNNHCIDYIRKKRLRVYSIDEQIRTDDGEMEYEIPDSTYEPDLNMLREQKSKLIRQAIESLPKKYREVIVLRHQDELSYEEIAKKTGLPVNTIKVQLFRAREMMYKFLKDRIRHY, encoded by the coding sequence ATGAAAGAAGAAGAGCGCCACAAACGAGCTGAAGAGGACGCCGTTCTCGTACGAGAGGCAATTGCCGGCGACGAGAAAGCTTTCAAGGCGCTGATCAGAAGATACAGGAATCCCGTCGCTCAGATAGTATATAAGCTTGTCAAGGACAGAAGTCAGATCGAAGATCTTACTCAGGAAGTATTCATAAAGGCGTTCCAGCACCTGGGGGATTTTGACTACGAACACCAGTTTGCCTCGTGGCTATTCAAGATCACGAATAACCACTGCATCGATTACATCAGGAAGAAGCGGCTCAGGGTGTACTCCATAGACGAACAAATCAGAACCGATGATGGCGAAATGGAGTATGAGATTCCGGACTCCACCTACGAACCTGATCTTAACATGCTACGCGAACAGAAGTCGAAGCTTATTAGACAAGCCATCGAATCATTGCCGAAGAAATACCGTGAAGTGATCGTCCTAAGGCATCAAGATGAGCTTAGTTATGAGGAAATCGCCAAGAAGACCGGGCTTCCCGTAAACACAATCAAGGTCCAACTCTTTCGCGCGCGTGAAATGATGTACAAATTTCTGAAAGACAGGATAAGGCATTACTGA
- a CDS encoding CDP-alcohol phosphatidyltransferase family protein, translating into MISLIPEWLETKFKAILEPLARWLGARNANPNWLTTLGFLMSIYAAREIAVGELEIGGILVLISGLFDTIDGAVARKTGRVTRYGAVYDSTIDRYSEVTVFFGLGFYLVGHHFYLTSIAAFFAIGGSIMVSYIRARAETLGFKANVGLARRQERVVILGAGLVLNVFDDFFERIFRPLIDNALGKGFQHPPFLLAVSIVLLALLTNITAVQRLFYVYRQFKNEKAQS; encoded by the coding sequence TTGATCAGTCTGATTCCCGAATGGCTCGAAACAAAATTCAAGGCGATACTCGAACCGCTGGCGAGGTGGCTGGGGGCACGGAACGCGAACCCGAATTGGCTGACAACTTTGGGATTTCTGATGAGCATTTATGCCGCCCGCGAGATTGCGGTGGGCGAGCTGGAAATCGGCGGAATACTGGTTTTGATAAGCGGACTCTTCGACACGATCGATGGCGCGGTGGCCAGAAAAACCGGAAGGGTGACAAGATACGGAGCGGTTTACGACTCCACGATCGACAGGTACTCTGAAGTCACGGTATTCTTTGGACTAGGATTTTATTTGGTCGGACATCATTTCTATCTCACCTCGATTGCCGCGTTTTTCGCGATCGGCGGATCGATAATGGTGAGTTATATCAGAGCTCGCGCTGAAACCCTTGGCTTCAAGGCAAATGTCGGGCTCGCGCGAAGGCAGGAAAGAGTTGTCATACTCGGCGCAGGACTCGTCCTGAATGTGTTTGACGATTTCTTTGAGCGCATTTTCCGACCATTAATCGACAACGCACTGGGAAAGGGTTTTCAGCATCCTCCATTCTTGCTTGCGGTCTCCATTGTCCTCCTGGCATTACTAACAAATATCACTGCAGTTCAAAGGTTGTTCTATGTCTACAGGCAATTCAAAAATGAAAAAGCTCAGTCTTAG
- a CDS encoding GWxTD domain-containing protein, translated as MSVKWLIALVLLSTGVSAQVEMQSNQSYSLPHFYFDALNFRSATSESRLDFYFQIPYNELQFVKEGNEFYSAYEIFLQLTDSDGNPVLSESWNEKAVAKKFDETVDPNIFSSSQRHFTVKPGSYTLQVAVTDSETKKSYMAQRAFVARDFSSEPESMSDIMLLKGSSQSEGKHVIVPNVDENVISQKKSFPVFYEIYFQKPSDSVLAVTEIFGPKNSVAYSSGEWMKGAVGANQEFASIPKDSLAMGAYRLSISLKRSSSEDAEVLAAATRFFTIHFPELPLTITDLDKAADEMLYVARSRTIDSIKSPPDIFVKEKRFIEFWQRFNPNPSSHQNPPMEVYYERVAYANAHFSRYFPGWKSDMGMIYIMFGPPNSVDRHPFEIDSKPYEVWYYYQRNRTFEFLDDTGFGDYRLLNPQWDSESPPYGPDFSPR; from the coding sequence ATGTCCGTTAAGTGGTTAATCGCGCTTGTTCTTCTATCGACTGGGGTTTCAGCGCAAGTCGAGATGCAGTCCAACCAATCATACTCTCTTCCGCACTTCTATTTTGATGCGCTCAATTTCAGATCCGCTACAAGCGAGAGCAGGCTCGATTTCTATTTTCAGATCCCTTATAACGAGCTGCAATTCGTAAAGGAAGGAAATGAATTTTATTCCGCGTACGAGATTTTTCTTCAATTAACGGACAGCGACGGGAATCCGGTATTGTCGGAAAGCTGGAATGAGAAGGCTGTCGCTAAGAAGTTTGACGAAACCGTCGATCCGAATATATTCTCGTCCTCACAAAGACATTTTACCGTCAAACCTGGCTCGTACACCCTGCAGGTCGCAGTCACCGATTCGGAAACCAAGAAATCATATATGGCGCAACGTGCTTTTGTGGCACGAGATTTCTCAAGTGAACCGGAGTCGATGTCAGACATAATGCTGTTGAAGGGCTCATCGCAATCTGAGGGGAAACACGTCATCGTCCCGAATGTCGATGAGAACGTAATATCTCAGAAGAAATCGTTCCCAGTTTTCTATGAGATCTACTTTCAAAAGCCATCAGATTCGGTTCTCGCGGTCACGGAGATTTTCGGTCCGAAGAACTCTGTGGCCTACTCGAGCGGCGAATGGATGAAGGGTGCTGTCGGTGCCAATCAGGAATTTGCATCCATACCGAAGGACTCGCTCGCGATGGGCGCGTACAGGTTAAGCATCAGTCTCAAAAGATCTTCGAGTGAAGATGCCGAAGTGCTGGCGGCCGCAACGCGCTTCTTTACGATCCATTTCCCTGAGCTCCCCCTGACAATAACGGATCTCGACAAGGCGGCTGACGAAATGCTTTACGTCGCGAGAAGCAGGACGATCGACAGCATAAAATCTCCGCCTGACATTTTCGTTAAGGAAAAGAGATTCATCGAATTCTGGCAGAGATTCAATCCGAACCCCTCTTCGCATCAGAATCCTCCGATGGAAGTCTACTATGAACGAGTCGCATATGCCAACGCTCACTTCAGCCGCTACTTCCCTGGGTGGAAATCCGATATGGGCATGATATACATAATGTTCGGGCCGCCAAATAGTGTCGACAGGCATCCCTTCGAGATCGACAGCAAACCCTACGAGGTCTGGTACTACTACCAGAGGAATCGGACGTTTGAATTCCTGGACGACACGGGCTTCGGCGATTATCGTCTTCTTAACCCGCAGTGGGACAGCGAATCTCCACCCTACGGCCCCGACTTTTCCCCAAGGTGA
- a CDS encoding glycoside hydrolase translates to MTGVDKLKVIFIWHHHQPYYKTDGTYLMPWVRMHGIKDYWDMVRILDDYPTIRQTFNFAPSLLEQIEDYLTTGAKDLALLLSQKDPESFTDEDRIEALKTFFFANESRMVRRYQRYEELLEKRGPVKNERDLYSSAKRFTSQDFRDLQVWWNLAWVGEYSRFDPPFKQYLDKGRNFSESEKKDLLDAQMTILRRIVSHHRKAARDGQIEIAISPFYHPILPLLCDTEIAKRADPGINLPITHYRHPEDAKYQIESALRYAKKVFGKNPAGMWPSEGSVSDDALALFAKSGVGWVATDEGILRKTLANQGRASAGEFAEKYFAYRYQSGKSATNIFFRDHTLSDLIGFAYSRWSPDDAARDFISRLLKIREMILNKGGPALLKYASANIVLDGENAWEFYQSDGKDFLRTLYHLFEHEDRLETALPSKMKVKPGNVLKHIEPGSWINGNFNIWIGHPEDNKAWDLLHDARESFSKAGKRISKKKRELAYKEIMIAEGSDWCWWYGDEHKSVESVKFDELFRYHLKRMYLLIGEEPPKVLNDPIKRKLPGLVQTEPSGIITPDINRPDRLQDWKQAGSIGHEDDSGSMQRSGLTIRRLMFGNDQQSIYLRIEPSRELASEKIIVDFYSPWRLKFEVGRDPVFRCEAYEPGKRITLSCNMNKNIAIALNCGEMSSAEASFSLVVLEGKDQIDSLPQQGVAKFKLFQ, encoded by the coding sequence GTGACCGGCGTCGATAAGCTGAAGGTAATCTTCATCTGGCATCATCACCAGCCTTATTACAAGACTGACGGCACGTACCTCATGCCGTGGGTTAGAATGCACGGCATCAAAGACTACTGGGACATGGTGAGAATCCTCGACGATTACCCGACAATCAGGCAGACGTTTAATTTTGCGCCGTCCCTCCTCGAACAAATCGAAGACTACCTGACGACGGGGGCAAAAGACTTAGCACTTCTCCTTTCGCAGAAGGACCCGGAGTCTTTTACTGATGAAGATAGAATAGAGGCGTTGAAGACTTTCTTCTTCGCGAACGAATCCCGCATGGTCCGCCGATACCAGAGATACGAGGAGCTCCTGGAGAAGCGAGGGCCGGTGAAGAATGAGCGGGATCTTTATTCATCGGCAAAGAGATTCACATCGCAGGATTTCCGCGATCTCCAGGTATGGTGGAACCTGGCATGGGTCGGCGAATACTCCCGATTTGACCCGCCGTTCAAGCAATATCTCGACAAGGGAAGGAATTTTTCGGAATCGGAAAAGAAGGATCTCCTCGACGCCCAGATGACAATTCTAAGAAGGATTGTCTCCCATCATCGGAAGGCGGCTCGTGACGGACAAATTGAAATTGCCATTTCACCGTTTTATCATCCAATATTACCTCTGCTCTGTGATACCGAAATAGCGAAAAGAGCGGACCCGGGAATCAATCTTCCGATTACACATTACAGGCACCCGGAAGACGCGAAGTACCAGATCGAATCAGCGTTGCGTTACGCAAAGAAGGTGTTCGGAAAAAATCCTGCGGGGATGTGGCCGAGCGAAGGTTCAGTGAGCGATGACGCCCTTGCCCTATTCGCAAAATCAGGGGTAGGCTGGGTCGCAACCGACGAAGGTATCCTCCGGAAGACTCTCGCAAATCAGGGACGCGCCTCCGCAGGCGAATTCGCGGAGAAGTACTTTGCTTACAGGTATCAGTCCGGAAAATCGGCAACAAATATTTTCTTCAGGGATCATACACTTTCAGATCTCATCGGCTTCGCTTATTCCCGATGGAGCCCTGACGATGCAGCGAGAGATTTCATTTCGCGCTTATTGAAGATCAGAGAAATGATATTGAATAAGGGTGGACCGGCATTACTGAAGTACGCGTCGGCGAATATCGTGCTTGATGGAGAAAATGCCTGGGAGTTTTATCAAAGTGACGGCAAAGACTTCTTGCGAACGCTCTACCATCTTTTCGAGCATGAGGACCGTCTTGAAACTGCTTTGCCTTCGAAAATGAAAGTGAAACCGGGAAACGTATTGAAGCACATCGAGCCCGGATCCTGGATAAACGGAAATTTCAACATCTGGATCGGACATCCGGAAGACAACAAAGCATGGGACCTGCTCCACGACGCGCGCGAGTCGTTCAGTAAGGCAGGAAAAAGGATATCGAAAAAAAAGAGAGAGCTGGCCTACAAGGAAATTATGATCGCCGAGGGTTCAGACTGGTGCTGGTGGTACGGTGATGAGCATAAGTCTGTGGAGTCTGTGAAGTTCGACGAACTCTTCAGGTACCATCTGAAACGAATGTATCTCCTGATCGGTGAGGAGCCTCCTAAAGTCCTGAACGATCCGATCAAACGCAAGCTCCCAGGTTTGGTCCAAACCGAGCCCAGCGGAATTATTACTCCCGATATCAATCGCCCCGATCGTCTCCAAGATTGGAAACAGGCCGGATCGATCGGTCACGAGGATGACAGCGGATCCATGCAGCGTTCAGGGTTGACGATTCGGCGATTGATGTTCGGGAACGATCAACAAAGTATTTATCTCAGGATTGAACCTTCAAGAGAATTGGCTTCCGAAAAAATTATTGTAGATTTCTATTCACCGTGGAGATTGAAATTTGAGGTGGGCAGGGACCCTGTTTTCAGATGCGAAGCCTACGAGCCGGGGAAACGCATTACTCTGAGCTGTAATATGAACAAGAACATCGCAATCGCACTCAACTGCGGCGAGATGAGTTCTGCTGAGGCATCGTTCTCTTTAGTGGTACTTGAGGGGAAGGATCAGATCGACAGCTTGCCACAGCAAGGAGTCGCTAAGTTCAAATTATTTCAGTAG